The Chryseobacterium nakagawai genome has a segment encoding these proteins:
- a CDS encoding response regulator transcription factor: protein MPIENREIIFLLADDHSIVRQGMEIVISDIAPNAKVYHTSSLQQALELIETKGIEIAIIDAHFPEGNSLHVLPQIKTTNPDIKILIFTGLEEDLYALKFIKAGANGYLSKLSEEDEVREAISQFIQKGEYFSDLTRNLLVQFIYNPNVISPLTSLTKRELQIAELYADGLGNLEIANNLNIKQNTVSTIKKNIFEKLKIENIVELIDLIKTHHKI from the coding sequence ATGCCAATTGAAAACAGGGAAATTATATTCCTTTTAGCAGACGATCACAGCATTGTAAGGCAGGGAATGGAAATCGTTATTAGTGATATTGCTCCCAATGCTAAAGTGTATCATACCTCCTCCTTACAACAGGCTTTGGAGTTGATAGAAACAAAGGGAATTGAAATAGCCATTATTGACGCCCATTTTCCCGAAGGAAATAGTCTGCACGTTTTACCACAAATCAAGACCACAAACCCGGATATTAAGATTCTTATATTTACAGGACTTGAAGAAGACCTGTATGCGCTTAAATTTATAAAAGCCGGGGCTAATGGATATCTGAGCAAACTGAGTGAAGAGGACGAAGTAAGAGAAGCAATCTCGCAGTTTATCCAGAAAGGAGAATATTTTTCGGATCTGACAAGAAATTTATTGGTGCAATTTATCTACAATCCGAATGTGATAAGTCCATTAACTAGCTTAACCAAAAGAGAACTACAGATTGCGGAACTATACGCTGATGGATTGGGAAATTTGGAAATTGCGAATAATTTAAATATAAAGCAAAATACTGTAAGTACAATCAAAAAAAATATCTTTGAAAAGCTGAAAATAGAAAATATTGTAGAGCTTATTGATCTTATCAAAACGCATCATAAAATATAG
- a CDS encoding VOC family protein has product MKLTSLRIITKDIQQSVMFYEKAIGCTAQWYTEDFAELNTHSITIAIGSTRTMKMFGGEHLTTSKGFTNTIIEFLVDDVDREYERIKDLTDHIIQEPTTMPWGNRSLLFRDPDGNLINFFTPVSPEAIQKFR; this is encoded by the coding sequence ATGAAATTAACATCATTAAGAATCATTACAAAAGACATCCAGCAATCAGTTATGTTTTATGAGAAAGCAATAGGATGTACGGCTCAATGGTATACGGAAGATTTTGCTGAACTTAATACCCACTCTATTACGATAGCCATCGGAAGCACCCGTACCATGAAAATGTTTGGAGGAGAACATCTTACAACATCTAAAGGTTTTACCAATACCATTATAGAATTTTTAGTGGATGATGTTGATCGTGAATACGAAAGGATTAAAGATCTGACAGATCATATTATACAGGAACCTACAACAATGCCTTGGGGTAACCGTTCCCTCCTCTTCCGTGATCCCGATGGAAATCTGATTAACTTTTTTACTCCTGTAAGCCCTGAAGCCATTCAAAAATTCAGATAA
- a CDS encoding DUF4249 domain-containing protein: MKKAFFIILSAIALTSCEKEIDLDLADQSGNIVIEGNITDKNGSYTVKITKSVGFAQPNQYPAVTGAQVILSDNTGQTETLEYAGGGEYKTSTFLGVPGRTYTLKVVAEGKQYTAQSTMPKAVELEGLVQDTFMFGSKKTYTLLPVFTDPAELGNRYLFSFSINNLPKKYISVLSDNLNNGLPNQWTLGLPNDDNKGRDHEVVVGDVIDVEMQSIDTNIFTYYSALLKISEGYGGSVTPANPPSNISNGALGYFSAHTVRSMVTQIQ, from the coding sequence ATGAAAAAAGCATTCTTTATCATATTATCTGCCATCGCATTAACTTCTTGTGAAAAAGAGATTGATCTGGATCTGGCTGATCAAAGTGGAAACATTGTCATTGAAGGAAATATCACCGATAAAAATGGTTCATATACCGTAAAAATTACCAAATCTGTTGGTTTTGCCCAACCTAACCAATATCCGGCTGTTACGGGAGCCCAGGTTATTCTAAGTGATAATACAGGGCAAACAGAAACACTGGAATATGCAGGAGGAGGAGAATACAAAACAAGTACTTTTCTTGGAGTACCCGGCAGAACGTATACTCTTAAAGTTGTAGCAGAAGGAAAGCAATATACTGCTCAAAGTACTATGCCTAAGGCCGTAGAACTGGAAGGTCTTGTACAGGATACTTTTATGTTCGGAAGTAAGAAGACCTATACTCTTCTACCTGTTTTTACAGATCCTGCGGAATTAGGTAACCGATATCTTTTCAGTTTTTCCATCAATAATTTACCTAAAAAGTACATCAGTGTACTTTCTGACAATTTAAACAACGGATTACCCAATCAATGGACTTTAGGACTTCCTAATGATGATAATAAAGGTAGGGATCACGAAGTGGTCGTTGGTGATGTTATTGATGTTGAAATGCAGTCTATTGACACCAATATATTCACATATTACAGTGCTCTTCTTAAGATCTCAGAAGGATATGGAGGCAGTGTTACCCCTGCTAATCCGCCAAGTAATATCAGTAATGGAGCTTTAGGATATTTCTCCGCACATACTGTAAGATCTATGGTTACACAGATTCAATAG
- a CDS encoding TonB-dependent receptor — protein sequence MQTSFFKITAATAALCFSTLVMAQQQSRSISGTVKDKKNGELLIGVTVKVSDDPSINVVANEYGFYSLSVPEGSHTIIISYPGYKDFEQQINVDQNMKLDILLNQEEQKSNTIDEVIVSGIKKDKNLTSAQMGTETLNIKSIEKLPVLFGEKDVMKTIQLLPGIKSNGEGSSGFSVRGGATDQNLILLDEAPVYNASHLLGFFSTFNSDALKDASIIKGNSPAQYGGRLSSVMDVKMKDGNNKNYNVNGGIGLISSRLSVEGPIQKEKSSFIVSGRRTYADLFLKSSKDYKDNKLYFYDLNLKANYQINENNRIYISGYFGRDVLGLGDTFNTDWGNTTATLRWNSIINSKLFSNTSIIYSNYDYKIGLKNNESEFNLNSKIQDWNLKQDFTWFAGNKHSVRFGLQSIYHTLTPSSASGTIVNSYSRNPRYSWENALYINDDFKATEKLTINYGMRLSFFSVLGGDTFNTYENGELMGSQYLEKGKFGKTYTNLEPRITANYRINEVSSVKGGYSRNTQNLHLLSNSSSGNPTDQWIGSSYSVKPEIADQISAGYSRNFNNNNYELNAEVYYKSMQNQIDFKNGAQIGFSTAADVEGELLFGKGRAYGLELIAKKKSGKLTGWISYTLSKTERKIDGINDNQWYNARMDKTHDISIVATYQLNPKWTLSGLFLYSTGNAVTFPVGKYELNGQTVFQYNSRNADRMPAYHRMDLSATYEPESNKRFRGSWTFGIYNLYGRENAYTITFEDNPNNPGTTRAMQTSLFRWVPNITYNFKF from the coding sequence ATGCAAACATCTTTTTTCAAGATTACCGCAGCCACTGCTGCGCTCTGTTTCAGCACTCTGGTGATGGCCCAACAGCAATCCCGCTCTATAAGCGGAACAGTGAAAGATAAAAAAAACGGCGAATTGCTGATTGGTGTAACGGTAAAAGTAAGCGATGATCCTTCGATTAACGTTGTAGCCAATGAATATGGATTTTACTCGCTATCAGTGCCGGAAGGGAGCCATACCATCATTATTTCTTATCCCGGTTACAAGGATTTTGAGCAGCAAATCAACGTTGACCAGAATATGAAACTGGATATTCTTCTTAACCAGGAAGAGCAGAAATCTAACACGATAGATGAAGTAATTGTTTCCGGGATTAAAAAGGATAAAAACCTTACCAGTGCCCAAATGGGAACTGAAACTTTAAATATCAAAAGCATAGAGAAACTTCCTGTCTTATTTGGTGAGAAGGACGTTATGAAAACCATACAGCTTCTGCCGGGGATTAAAAGTAACGGTGAAGGAAGCAGCGGCTTCAGTGTAAGAGGTGGGGCAACAGACCAAAACCTGATCCTCTTAGATGAAGCTCCGGTGTATAATGCGTCGCATTTACTTGGGTTTTTCAGTACATTCAATAGTGATGCCTTGAAGGATGCCAGTATTATCAAAGGAAACAGCCCTGCTCAGTATGGAGGACGCCTTTCTTCAGTAATGGACGTGAAAATGAAGGATGGAAATAACAAAAATTATAATGTAAATGGTGGAATCGGACTGATTAGCAGCAGGCTGAGTGTGGAAGGGCCGATTCAGAAAGAAAAATCTTCTTTTATTGTATCCGGAAGAAGAACGTATGCCGATTTATTCCTTAAATCTTCTAAAGATTATAAAGACAATAAATTATATTTTTATGATCTTAACCTGAAAGCCAATTATCAGATCAATGAAAATAACCGTATTTATATTTCGGGATATTTCGGAAGAGATGTATTAGGATTGGGAGATACGTTCAATACCGATTGGGGGAATACTACTGCAACATTACGATGGAACAGTATTATCAACAGTAAGCTTTTCTCCAATACATCTATTATCTACAGTAATTATGATTACAAGATTGGCCTGAAAAACAACGAGAGCGAATTTAATTTAAATTCAAAGATTCAGGACTGGAACCTTAAACAGGACTTTACCTGGTTTGCAGGAAATAAACATTCTGTACGGTTTGGTCTGCAGTCTATTTACCATACTTTGACACCAAGCAGTGCCTCCGGAACAATTGTGAATTCTTATTCAAGAAACCCAAGATATTCATGGGAAAATGCCCTGTATATCAATGATGATTTCAAAGCAACAGAAAAGCTTACCATTAATTACGGAATGCGACTTTCCTTCTTTAGTGTATTGGGTGGCGACACTTTCAATACTTACGAAAACGGAGAACTTATGGGAAGTCAATATTTAGAAAAAGGGAAATTCGGAAAAACATATACCAACCTTGAGCCGCGTATTACAGCTAATTACCGCATTAATGAAGTAAGCAGCGTGAAAGGAGGATACTCCAGAAACACCCAGAACCTTCACCTTTTGAGCAACAGCAGCAGTGGAAACCCTACCGATCAATGGATTGGAAGCAGCTATTCGGTGAAGCCTGAAATTGCAGATCAGATTAGTGCAGGCTACAGCAGAAACTTCAATAACAACAATTATGAATTGAATGCTGAAGTTTATTATAAATCCATGCAAAACCAGATCGATTTCAAAAACGGAGCCCAGATTGGCTTCAGTACTGCAGCAGATGTAGAAGGTGAATTATTATTTGGAAAAGGAAGAGCATATGGTCTTGAACTTATTGCCAAAAAGAAAAGTGGAAAACTGACTGGTTGGATCTCTTATACCCTATCTAAAACTGAAAGAAAGATCGACGGAATTAATGACAATCAATGGTACAATGCCAGAATGGATAAAACCCATGATATTTCTATCGTTGCCACTTATCAGCTTAACCCAAAATGGACCCTTTCCGGACTGTTTCTTTACAGTACAGGAAATGCAGTAACCTTCCCTGTTGGAAAATATGAACTGAACGGGCAGACGGTATTCCAGTATAACAGCAGAAATGCTGACAGAATGCCTGCTTATCACAGAATGGATCTTAGTGCCACCTACGAACCGGAATCGAATAAGCGTTTCCGCGGATCATGGACATTCGGAATTTATAACTTGTACGGCCGTGAAAATGCCTACACCATTACTTTCGAAGACAATCCAAACAATCCGGGAACAACCCGCGCTATGCAGACTTCCCTATTCCGTTGGGTCCCTAACATCACTTACAATTTCAAATTTTAA
- a CDS encoding TlpA family protein disulfide reductase: MSNLSTLLLTVLFIIILVNPDAKAWLMRQVASTGILNSSISESVEKPGNTVAYTGLMLKNEDGTIIDPSDLKNKVVFINFWASWCPPCRAEFPSIEKLYNRYKTHPNIIFLTINLDDNPDLGKAYLKEKGFTVPFITPAGSIPGEIYNGSLPTTVVLDKKGEIRLHHTGVADYSKDSFYQQIDSLLK; the protein is encoded by the coding sequence ATGAGCAATCTTTCCACTCTACTATTAACGGTTTTGTTCATTATCATATTGGTTAATCCGGATGCGAAGGCATGGCTGATGAGACAGGTCGCATCCACAGGAATACTCAATTCCAGTATTTCTGAATCCGTGGAGAAACCGGGAAATACTGTAGCTTATACAGGTTTGATGCTAAAAAATGAAGATGGGACCATTATTGATCCCTCTGATCTGAAAAATAAAGTGGTCTTTATTAATTTCTGGGCCTCATGGTGTCCTCCCTGCCGGGCTGAGTTTCCATCAATTGAAAAGTTGTATAACCGATACAAAACCCATCCGAATATCATATTCCTCACGATAAATCTTGACGATAACCCCGATTTGGGAAAAGCTTATTTAAAAGAAAAAGGATTTACAGTTCCTTTTATAACTCCTGCAGGCAGTATTCCGGGAGAAATTTATAACGGTTCGTTGCCAACTACTGTTGTACTGGATAAAAAAGGAGAAATCCGCCTTCATCACACCGGAGTGGCAGATTACAGCAAGGATTCTTTTTACCAGCAAATTGATTCTTTACTGAAATAA
- a CDS encoding SMI1/KNR4 family protein, which translates to MLFKIRSIEEIETEILKEKGNVQNFPKTIDFPFPKCYKNMVTVIKTTEIASEAIVYSAIEAVNENKEFVLPDSWCFAGNGQGDRWFLDRSGAVFFYNHDDDEKLEPMNISFEEWLQMAFIVQQLDFYLDEYDEVSEPVRQNFYDTLNAIHPQLGENYPFIV; encoded by the coding sequence ATGCTATTTAAAATACGATCCATTGAAGAAATAGAAACTGAGATTTTAAAGGAAAAAGGAAACGTACAGAATTTCCCCAAAACCATTGATTTTCCTTTTCCCAAATGTTATAAAAACATGGTTACTGTTATAAAAACAACAGAGATAGCATCAGAAGCGATTGTATACAGTGCTATTGAGGCGGTCAATGAAAATAAAGAATTTGTCTTGCCGGATTCTTGGTGTTTTGCTGGGAATGGGCAAGGAGATCGCTGGTTCCTGGATAGAAGCGGAGCTGTTTTCTTTTATAATCATGATGATGACGAAAAATTAGAACCCATGAATATCAGTTTTGAAGAATGGTTGCAGATGGCATTCATTGTTCAACAATTGGATTTTTACTTAGATGAGTATGATGAAGTTTCAGAACCTGTCAGACAAAACTTTTATGATACGCTGAATGCCATTCATCCCCAATTGGGAGAGAATTACCCTTTTATTGTTTAG
- a CDS encoding Crp/Fnr family transcriptional regulator, which translates to MQDRLRTHIEKILPLSEEEFEYISSCFIYKKYKKHQFLIQEGEWVSYNYFVLKGLLKLVYTDEAGKEHIVGFAMEDWWETDFPAYYLSQKATMSLECVENTEVLCLSLENYRKICSIHPKMEHFFLEKAYMGFISAQQRIISTMTTGIKDRYEHLLEKYPSLVQRVPKSLLAAYLGVSRETLSRLSL; encoded by the coding sequence ATGCAGGATCGTTTAAGAACCCATATCGAAAAAATACTTCCTCTCAGTGAAGAAGAGTTTGAATATATATCTTCCTGTTTTATCTATAAAAAATACAAGAAGCATCAGTTTTTAATACAAGAAGGAGAGTGGGTTTCCTATAATTATTTTGTGTTGAAAGGACTTTTGAAATTAGTCTATACGGATGAAGCCGGAAAGGAGCATATCGTAGGGTTTGCCATGGAAGATTGGTGGGAAACTGATTTCCCTGCCTATTATCTCAGTCAGAAAGCCACCATGTCATTGGAGTGTGTGGAAAATACGGAAGTATTGTGCCTTAGCCTTGAAAATTATAGGAAGATCTGTAGTATCCATCCTAAAATGGAGCATTTCTTTCTGGAAAAAGCCTATATGGGATTTATTTCAGCACAACAGCGTATTATTTCTACCATGACAACCGGAATAAAGGACCGATATGAACACCTTCTGGAAAAATATCCGTCTCTTGTACAGCGTGTTCCCAAATCATTGCTTGCTGCTTATCTGGGCGTTTCCCGCGAAACACTCAGCCGTTTATCTTTATAA
- a CDS encoding RidA family protein yields MEKRMVNPWKWQETRSYSQAVEVKNIEATLYCSGQAAIDPDGTSSNEDMKSQLEQAIANLEEVITTAGYECKGVVRLNIYTTSTQELWPHFPILQDWIAKHDIEQAVTMLEVNGLFETLKVELEATVVK; encoded by the coding sequence ATGGAAAAAAGAATGGTAAACCCATGGAAATGGCAGGAAACACGCAGTTATTCGCAAGCTGTGGAAGTAAAAAACATAGAAGCAACTTTATACTGTTCAGGACAGGCAGCCATTGATCCGGATGGTACCTCGAGTAATGAGGATATGAAAAGCCAACTTGAGCAGGCAATTGCCAATCTTGAAGAAGTGATTACAACTGCAGGATATGAATGTAAAGGAGTTGTAAGATTAAATATCTATACCACCTCAACTCAGGAGTTATGGCCTCATTTTCCTATTCTTCAGGACTGGATTGCAAAACACGATATTGAGCAGGCGGTCACTATGCTTGAGGTGAATGGCTTATTTGAAACCTTAAAAGTAGAATTAGAAGCCACGGTTGTAAAGTAA
- a CDS encoding SDR family oxidoreductase, translating into MNIQLFSKNALVGGATQGIGAGIAIELAKCGANVTIMARNEAKLKDFMASLPTVHPDQKHEYLVADFSDFESYKQIIAGYFKTHSIDILVNNTNGPEPGLALEKNVEDYQKAFDLLFKTVCETTLLALPHMIEQKNGRIINVSSLSVKEPIGNLALSNSIRSAVMAWAKTLSIEVAQHHITVNNILTGYFDTARIQNLISHDAQKMNSSVEEIKKTRESKIPMKRFGKPEEYGHLVAFLASEYASYLTGANIPLDGGLNNTY; encoded by the coding sequence ATGAATATTCAACTTTTTTCAAAAAATGCTCTGGTAGGAGGGGCTACGCAGGGAATAGGGGCAGGAATTGCTATTGAACTGGCAAAATGTGGAGCTAATGTGACCATAATGGCTAGAAATGAAGCAAAACTTAAAGATTTCATGGCTTCATTACCCACTGTTCATCCGGATCAGAAACATGAATACCTGGTTGCTGATTTTTCTGATTTTGAAAGCTATAAACAAATCATCGCAGGATATTTTAAAACCCATTCCATAGATATTTTGGTGAATAATACCAATGGTCCGGAACCGGGGCTTGCCCTTGAAAAAAATGTTGAAGATTATCAGAAAGCTTTTGACCTTCTGTTTAAAACGGTTTGTGAAACAACTTTATTGGCTTTACCTCATATGATTGAGCAGAAAAACGGCCGTATTATCAATGTTTCTTCACTCTCTGTAAAAGAACCCATCGGAAATCTGGCGCTTTCCAATTCTATCCGCTCTGCAGTGATGGCTTGGGCCAAAACCTTATCCATCGAAGTTGCCCAGCATCATATTACAGTGAACAATATCTTAACAGGATATTTTGATACAGCACGCATTCAGAATTTAATCAGTCATGATGCTCAAAAAATGAATTCATCTGTAGAAGAAATTAAAAAGACCAGGGAAAGTAAAATCCCAATGAAACGATTCGGAAAACCGGAAGAATATGGTCATCTGGTGGCTTTTCTGGCTTCAGAATATGCATCTTACCTTACCGGAGCTAATATTCCTTTGGATGGGGGATTGAATAATACATATTAA
- a CDS encoding glycosyltransferase family 117 protein yields MKNWSFKKWNTVLGWFLFAIALITYFSTMEHFLSFWDCGEYISSAAKLEVTHAPGAALFQIVGAVASIFALGNSSNYSIVINAMSALFSALTILFLFWTITHFLRRLLHKDFEDITKHQEISILFAGTIGALCFMFSDTFWFSAVEGEVYSMASLFIAILVWLITKWENEYKATDNERWIVLIFFIIGLSVGVHMMCMLAIPAICLVYYARTYTFTWKSFILANLITLGVLAFVFKIIFPLIMTMFGQLEIFFVNGLGLPFHSGTIVAFILMAVLCYLMITYARKTKKNIYQTIVLSVVYMVIGFSCWLVIPIRANANPPMNLNDPDTAIGMKDYYNREQYGDWPTVYGQNYTAALDKKGLEKNEDGSYKRKITGDIYEKDEKTKTYRKTGERFNYAYNKSHISFMPRMFSEDKEVMANYISMYGAPDFTFNYDNEDVADNPQAKQIFDELRAKYEDDSITVEDYMKVKPYDLINVQRPSLGQNMNYFFSFQNGYYFVRYLMWNFVGRQNDFQGHLENTHGNWISGFSFIDNALLGNQDNIPAKFKNDSTVKFFFLPLILGLIGFFFQLNRDFGRFYALLSLFIVTSIGIVFYTGVKPFEPRERDYAMVGSFYAFAIWIGLGAGSVLWFIQSKVKSNAVNMVFGIVLLGIPFMMGFQNYVPHDRSQKSAAYDSAYSFLVSLPKNGIIFTYADNDTYPVWGIQETERVRDDVKTVNFTMLATPWNIDQVKRKTYNAMGVPGELTHEDYRDGVNDQVYLMKKEDWEGLFAMLKDQGAPETEFQEFRKFLTQDSMTLKDAIKFLKYKSPAKDELLKMYFGEKEYEKYNIIPVHQFILPVNKENAVKSGIINQADLPNTVDQIMIKYEANTLYKSHLIMLDILANFDWKRPINFSSGGIYDSENIFYLDDYLQFDGFSYRLIPIHTPQSPDGDKGRVDADSLYQVVKNYKWGNFKDLNVYYDETATSNIINYRTSVSRAVLALAANGQKEKALELLDLAAKEIPAEKYNDPRSLSALVTAYIVAGQEQKGVQLAENLKKEIFSEYDYYLNLSPKFRAVARRQMRSKPMEYAFVVSGVTEAYRTLGQNGKAQSYLLKSVEPVDKKFNAFVKNLQQMDKERAMKESENVQQITPFYQYLFNVMEPFDSTYAKKKEEQITAAIIKATQ; encoded by the coding sequence ATGAAAAACTGGTCTTTTAAAAAATGGAACACCGTACTGGGATGGTTCCTTTTTGCTATTGCATTAATTACTTATTTCTCCACCATGGAGCATTTTCTGAGCTTTTGGGATTGCGGGGAATATATCTCTTCAGCGGCTAAACTTGAAGTAACACATGCTCCTGGAGCAGCCTTATTCCAAATTGTGGGAGCTGTGGCGAGTATTTTTGCATTGGGGAACAGCAGCAATTATTCTATTGTGATTAATGCGATGTCAGCGCTTTTCAGTGCATTGACGATTTTATTTTTGTTTTGGACTATTACCCATTTTTTAAGAAGACTTTTACATAAGGATTTTGAAGATATTACGAAGCATCAGGAAATTTCCATTCTGTTTGCCGGAACTATAGGTGCTTTATGTTTTATGTTTTCAGATACGTTTTGGTTTTCAGCGGTAGAAGGAGAAGTCTATTCAATGGCTTCTTTATTTATCGCAATTTTAGTATGGCTGATTACCAAATGGGAAAACGAATATAAAGCAACAGATAATGAAAGATGGATTGTTCTTATTTTCTTTATTATAGGGCTTTCAGTGGGAGTTCATATGATGTGTATGCTGGCCATTCCTGCAATATGTCTGGTGTATTATGCCAGAACTTATACGTTTACCTGGAAGAGTTTTATTTTGGCCAATCTGATAACGCTTGGAGTGTTAGCATTTGTCTTTAAAATTATTTTTCCGCTGATTATGACGATGTTCGGACAGCTGGAAATCTTCTTTGTCAATGGGTTAGGGCTTCCTTTTCATTCCGGGACGATCGTCGCTTTTATTTTGATGGCAGTACTTTGTTATCTGATGATTACGTATGCGAGAAAGACAAAAAAAAATATCTATCAGACTATCGTTTTATCTGTAGTGTATATGGTAATAGGGTTTTCATGCTGGCTAGTAATTCCCATCAGGGCAAATGCCAATCCGCCTATGAATCTTAATGATCCTGATACAGCTATCGGGATGAAGGATTATTACAACAGGGAGCAGTATGGTGATTGGCCTACCGTTTACGGACAAAATTACACAGCAGCTCTTGATAAAAAAGGGCTAGAAAAGAATGAAGACGGAAGCTATAAAAGGAAAATAACCGGAGATATCTACGAAAAAGATGAAAAAACTAAGACTTATAGAAAAACAGGGGAAAGGTTTAATTATGCATACAATAAATCTCATATAAGCTTTATGCCCAGAATGTTTAGTGAGGACAAGGAGGTGATGGCCAATTACATTTCGATGTACGGAGCTCCTGATTTTACATTCAACTATGATAATGAGGATGTGGCAGATAATCCGCAGGCTAAACAGATTTTTGATGAACTAAGAGCCAAATATGAAGATGATTCCATTACGGTTGAAGATTATATGAAGGTAAAACCCTATGATCTTATTAATGTGCAAAGACCTTCATTGGGCCAGAATATGAATTATTTCTTTTCTTTTCAGAACGGATATTATTTTGTAAGATATCTGATGTGGAACTTCGTAGGAAGACAGAATGATTTTCAGGGTCACCTGGAAAATACTCATGGAAACTGGATTTCAGGTTTTTCTTTTATTGACAATGCTTTATTGGGAAACCAGGATAATATTCCGGCAAAATTTAAAAATGATAGCACTGTAAAATTCTTTTTCCTGCCGCTGATCTTGGGATTGATTGGTTTTTTCTTTCAGTTAAACAGAGATTTTGGAAGATTCTACGCTCTTCTTTCCCTGTTTATTGTCACCAGTATCGGAATTGTTTTCTATACAGGCGTTAAACCATTTGAACCCAGAGAAAGAGATTATGCAATGGTAGGGTCATTCTATGCCTTTGCCATCTGGATTGGGTTGGGAGCCGGATCTGTTCTATGGTTTATTCAGTCCAAAGTAAAATCTAATGCAGTAAATATGGTATTCGGGATAGTTTTGTTAGGAATTCCTTTTATGATGGGGTTCCAAAATTATGTTCCACATGATCGGAGCCAGAAGTCAGCGGCTTATGATTCGGCCTATTCTTTCCTGGTGTCATTGCCTAAAAACGGGATTATTTTTACCTATGCTGATAATGATACATATCCGGTTTGGGGAATTCAGGAAACAGAAAGGGTAAGGGATGATGTGAAAACCGTGAATTTCACTATGCTTGCCACTCCGTGGAATATCGATCAGGTAAAAAGAAAAACTTATAATGCCATGGGAGTTCCTGGTGAATTAACCCATGAGGATTACAGAGACGGCGTCAACGATCAGGTTTATCTGATGAAAAAAGAAGACTGGGAAGGATTGTTTGCTATGTTAAAAGATCAGGGAGCTCCTGAAACTGAATTTCAGGAATTCAGAAAATTTCTGACTCAGGATTCAATGACCTTAAAAGATGCGATTAAATTTCTGAAATATAAATCTCCGGCAAAAGATGAGTTACTGAAAATGTATTTCGGGGAAAAAGAATATGAAAAATACAATATCATTCCAGTACATCAATTCATTCTTCCTGTCAATAAGGAAAATGCAGTGAAGTCTGGAATTATTAATCAGGCTGATCTCCCAAATACAGTAGATCAGATTATGATTAAATATGAAGCCAATACTCTTTATAAAAGCCATCTTATTATGCTGGATATTCTGGCTAATTTTGATTGGAAGCGTCCGATCAACTTCTCTTCAGGAGGAATATATGATAGCGAAAATATTTTTTACCTTGATGATTACCTGCAGTTCGATGGATTTAGTTACAGGCTGATTCCTATCCATACTCCTCAAAGCCCGGATGGGGATAAAGGCAGAGTGGATGCTGATTCTCTTTATCAAGTGGTGAAAAATTATAAATGGGGTAACTTTAAGGACCTGAATGTTTATTATGATGAAACGGCTACTTCCAATATTATAAATTACAGAACGTCTGTAAGCAGAGCTGTTTTAGCTTTAGCAGCAAATGGACAGAAAGAAAAAGCATTGGAATTACTGGATCTGGCAGCCAAAGAAATACCTGCGGAGAAATACAACGATCCGCGTTCATTAAGCGCTCTTGTTACAGCTTATATCGTGGCAGGGCAGGAACAGAAAGGAGTTCAATTGGCAGAAAATCTGAAAAAAGAAATTTTTAGTGAATATGATTATTATCTGAACCTTTCTCCTAAGTTTAGGGCTGTCGCCAGAAGACAAATGAGATCCAAACCTATGGAATATGCTTTTGTTGTTTCCGGAGTAACAGAAGCCTACAGAACATTAGGGCAAAATGGAAAAGCTCAAAGCTATCTGTTGAAATCGGTGGAACCGGTGGATAAAAAGTTTAATGCTTTTGTGAAAAATTTGCAACAGATGGATAAAGAAAGAGCGATGAAAGAATCTGAAAATGTTCAGCAGATCACTCCTTTTTATCAGTATTTATTCAATGTCATGGAGCCTTTTGATTCTACTTATGCAAAAAAGAAAGAGGAACAGATTACTGCAGCAATCATTAAAGCAACACAATAG